In Microbacterium cremeum, a genomic segment contains:
- a CDS encoding DUF1684 domain-containing protein, with product MDDAHRRWIADRETAVWSPHGIAALASTHWLDGGDRTYDGAPGRWRQDGDTIVGTDLPGEVRLAAGEQAQVGDVVVRAHLRDGTLALRVLDPQAAAQRGVSEIVRAPYDPALRVTGVFTPIALPSQTESVDGFRSSTVYDGTVSFTLAGRDLELTVTRDDATLFAAFADATSGSESYAFRFLRPPLPDDDGHVTVDLNRAYLPPCAFSDHYACVFPPPGNRWSVPVRAGELRVR from the coding sequence ATGGACGACGCCCACCGGCGATGGATCGCCGATCGAGAGACCGCGGTGTGGTCGCCGCACGGGATCGCCGCGCTCGCCTCGACGCACTGGCTCGACGGCGGCGACCGCACGTACGACGGCGCCCCGGGCAGGTGGCGGCAGGACGGCGACACGATCGTGGGCACGGACCTGCCCGGCGAGGTGAGACTGGCCGCCGGTGAGCAGGCGCAGGTCGGCGATGTGGTCGTGCGCGCGCATCTGCGCGACGGAACGCTCGCGCTGCGCGTGCTGGATCCGCAGGCGGCAGCGCAGCGCGGCGTCTCGGAGATCGTGCGCGCCCCCTACGACCCGGCGCTCCGCGTCACGGGGGTGTTCACGCCGATCGCCCTGCCGTCGCAGACCGAGTCGGTCGACGGGTTCCGTTCGTCGACCGTGTACGACGGCACCGTCTCGTTCACGCTCGCCGGCAGAGACCTCGAGCTGACCGTGACGCGCGACGACGCCACGCTGTTCGCCGCGTTCGCCGACGCCACGAGCGGCAGCGAGAGCTACGCCTTCCGCTTCCTGCGGCCGCCCCTGCCCGACGACGACGGACACGTGACGGTCGATCTCAACCGCGCCTACCTGCCGCCGTGCGCCTTCTCGGACCACTATGCGTGCGTGTTCCCTCCGCCCGGCAACCGCTGGAGCGTTCCCGTGAGGGCCGGCGAACTGCGCGTGCGCTGA
- a CDS encoding ABC transporter substrate-binding protein codes for MDRIDAPEIDALTRALDVHSLRILVAIDQEGSISAAARSLGFTQPTITQHVQRLEARLGAKLVARTARAASLTPVGALLAQHAPRIDASLTAAATELARVLGRRTGAVRFAAEVEGIGHVVAPTMARLGAQIPGVEVTVHECADAADALDMVRGGRADVAVTMTVAAAGRRTTPRRSGMRSTFLFAEEVVAVTAADIDAPGGRVDAHALAGLAWIRGRGTCSDIVAAAIDRAPRADDLVVSRPDAAIALAAHGAGTAFVAESDLAGATLPAGLRALGISPSFTRRMSAVTLVEAASIPAVAAAVRTLATHRPVPAEVEAILDARRRSESHRARFRIAAPTPEESPIMSIPSPARLAKAGAVAAAGALLLAACSGPAPESTGGPDSGAEIEHITVALPGSLSSLYVGQEAGILNYYIASIAQEGLVSVDAQGRTQPGLAESWEQTDDVTYVYELRDDAVFHDGTPVTADDVVYSLEQARDETSSPGLAYYLTNVDTIEKTGDSEVTITLTEPDAAFAANMSTGGAAFITSKAFWDEHDGKVGTPDALLLGSGPYKVTQFAPDSHVTFERVDTWWGELPKVKAITVNFVPDESTRLLAAQSGDVDVAFNVPLAQSQQWEGLDTMRVDYVNDLSYVGLYFNTSIAPFDDPKVRQAFAHAVDRDAYVDRLLRGHGEAATAIMTPESLGNVYGAEEAREALAAIPQWEFDLDAAKAALDESSVPEGFEAELLTPNTGPQLGTAAQALSQNLAEIGITLNVREVPIEEWLASLDASSDHGVGLMWYFSTLGDPAEVPSYLLGAGNPSAYDNSEIVGLLAQAGAESDPAARVDLLIQAETLQAEDAVNVPLWWGQSATAFADDLGLNDYSSFAFISSWPTQLYRMGQ; via the coding sequence ATGGATCGCATCGACGCACCAGAGATCGACGCCCTCACGAGGGCTCTCGACGTGCACTCGCTGCGCATCCTGGTGGCCATCGACCAAGAAGGGTCGATCAGCGCCGCCGCGCGGTCTCTCGGATTCACCCAGCCCACGATCACGCAGCATGTGCAGCGGCTCGAGGCACGACTGGGCGCGAAGCTCGTCGCGCGGACCGCGCGCGCGGCATCCCTCACCCCGGTCGGAGCCCTCCTCGCGCAGCATGCCCCGCGGATCGACGCGAGCCTGACGGCCGCGGCGACCGAGCTCGCCCGCGTGCTGGGCCGTCGCACGGGCGCCGTGCGCTTCGCCGCCGAGGTCGAGGGCATCGGCCACGTCGTCGCCCCGACGATGGCGCGGCTCGGCGCCCAGATCCCCGGGGTCGAGGTGACCGTGCACGAGTGCGCCGACGCCGCCGACGCGCTCGACATGGTGCGCGGCGGCCGCGCCGACGTCGCCGTGACGATGACCGTCGCCGCAGCCGGTCGGCGCACGACCCCGCGCCGCAGCGGCATGCGCTCGACCTTCCTCTTCGCGGAGGAGGTCGTCGCCGTCACGGCAGCCGACATCGACGCACCGGGAGGGCGCGTCGATGCGCACGCGCTGGCCGGGCTCGCGTGGATCCGCGGCCGCGGCACCTGCAGCGACATCGTCGCGGCCGCCATCGACCGCGCACCCCGCGCCGACGACCTCGTGGTGAGCCGGCCGGACGCCGCCATCGCGCTGGCCGCGCACGGCGCGGGCACGGCCTTCGTCGCCGAGTCCGATCTCGCCGGCGCCACCCTTCCCGCCGGCCTGCGGGCGCTCGGGATCTCGCCGTCGTTCACGAGACGCATGTCGGCTGTGACCCTGGTCGAAGCGGCATCCATCCCCGCCGTCGCGGCGGCCGTCCGCACCCTGGCCACCCACCGTCCGGTCCCCGCCGAAGTCGAGGCCATCCTCGACGCCCGCCGGCGCAGCGAAAGCCACCGCGCCCGATTCCGCATCGCAGCACCCACACCCGAGGAGAGTCCCATCATGTCGATCCCGTCCCCGGCCCGGCTGGCGAAAGCCGGCGCCGTGGCCGCCGCAGGCGCGCTGCTGCTGGCAGCCTGCTCCGGCCCTGCCCCCGAATCCACCGGCGGCCCCGACTCGGGCGCCGAGATCGAGCACATCACGGTGGCTCTGCCCGGCTCGCTGTCGAGCCTCTATGTCGGCCAGGAGGCCGGCATCCTGAACTACTACATCGCCTCGATCGCCCAGGAGGGCCTGGTGTCGGTCGACGCCCAGGGACGCACCCAGCCCGGGCTCGCGGAATCGTGGGAGCAGACCGACGACGTCACGTACGTGTACGAGCTGCGTGACGACGCGGTCTTCCACGACGGCACGCCCGTCACCGCCGACGACGTCGTCTACAGCCTCGAGCAGGCGCGCGACGAGACGAGCTCGCCCGGTCTGGCGTACTACCTGACGAACGTCGACACGATCGAGAAGACCGGCGACAGCGAGGTCACCATCACGCTGACCGAGCCCGACGCGGCGTTCGCCGCCAACATGAGCACGGGCGGCGCGGCCTTCATCACGTCGAAGGCGTTCTGGGACGAGCACGACGGCAAGGTCGGCACGCCCGATGCGCTGCTGCTCGGCTCGGGCCCCTACAAGGTGACCCAGTTCGCCCCCGACTCGCACGTGACCTTCGAGCGCGTCGACACCTGGTGGGGCGAACTGCCGAAGGTCAAGGCGATCACCGTCAACTTCGTCCCCGACGAGTCGACGCGCCTGCTCGCCGCGCAGTCGGGCGACGTGGATGTCGCGTTCAATGTCCCGCTCGCGCAGTCCCAGCAGTGGGAGGGCCTCGACACCATGCGCGTCGACTACGTCAACGACCTGTCGTACGTCGGCCTGTACTTCAACACGAGCATCGCGCCGTTCGACGACCCCAAGGTGCGGCAGGCGTTCGCCCACGCGGTGGACCGTGACGCGTACGTCGACCGGCTGCTGCGGGGCCACGGCGAGGCGGCGACCGCGATCATGACGCCCGAGTCGCTGGGCAACGTCTACGGCGCAGAGGAGGCGCGCGAAGCGCTGGCGGCGATCCCGCAGTGGGAGTTCGATCTGGATGCCGCGAAGGCGGCGCTCGACGAGTCGTCGGTGCCCGAGGGCTTCGAGGCCGAGCTGCTGACTCCCAACACCGGGCCTCAGCTCGGCACCGCCGCGCAGGCGCTCTCGCAGAACCTCGCCGAGATCGGCATCACCCTCAACGTGCGCGAGGTGCCGATCGAGGAGTGGCTGGCCAGCCTCGACGCCTCGTCCGACCACGGCGTCGGCCTGATGTGGTACTTCTCGACGCTCGGCGACCCGGCCGAGGTGCCCAGCTACCTCCTGGGCGCCGGCAACCCGTCGGCGTACGACAACTCCGAGATCGTGGGCCTGCTCGCTCAGGCCGGGGCGGAGTCCGACCCGGCGGCCCGGGTCGACCTGCTGATCCAGGCCGAGACGCTCCAGGCGGAGGACGCCGTGAACGTCCCGCTGTGGTGGGGCCAGTCGGCCACCGCCTTCGCGGACGACCTGGGGCTGAACGACTACAGCTCGTTCGCGTTCATCTCGTCGTGGCCGACCCAGCTGTACCGGATGGGCCAGTGA
- a CDS encoding ABC transporter permease, with translation MTQLPVRARASRYRSIGRLLTVRVLGMLAVLLVLSIVIFSLMHLAPGDIVKNLLGNRPSSPEAVAAIREQYNLDDPVWLQYVKWLGGFVTGDLGQSIRLQVPVADAIGQRVGITMALCGLAFLVALIVAVPLGVQSAVHAGGWTDRTANSLAVVGLSAPTFAVGLLLLYVFAYYIRIFPVYGAGSGGLDTLWHLVLPAVTLALGLGAIIVKLTRTAMLRELETDYVTSARARGIPESQVRRIALRNAAIPIVTGASLVLTFLVGGTVLAETTYALPGLGTLLQDSVLFKDIAVVQSLTLLVAVAIAVIALLADLAYVLLDPRLRRNEVRA, from the coding sequence GTGACGCAACTCCCCGTCCGAGCACGCGCATCGCGGTACCGGTCGATCGGCCGGCTGCTGACGGTGCGCGTGCTCGGCATGCTCGCCGTGCTGCTGGTGCTGTCGATCGTCATCTTCTCGCTGATGCATCTGGCCCCGGGCGACATCGTCAAGAACCTGCTCGGCAACCGGCCGTCGTCACCCGAGGCGGTGGCGGCGATCCGCGAGCAGTACAACCTCGACGACCCGGTGTGGCTGCAGTACGTGAAGTGGCTGGGCGGGTTCGTCACCGGCGACCTCGGCCAGTCGATCCGGCTCCAGGTGCCGGTGGCCGACGCGATCGGCCAGCGCGTCGGCATCACGATGGCGCTGTGCGGCCTCGCCTTCCTGGTCGCGCTGATCGTCGCCGTGCCGCTCGGTGTGCAGAGCGCGGTGCACGCGGGCGGCTGGACCGACCGCACCGCGAACAGCCTCGCGGTGGTGGGGCTCAGCGCCCCGACCTTCGCCGTCGGCCTGCTGCTGCTCTACGTGTTCGCGTACTACATCCGCATCTTCCCGGTCTACGGCGCCGGATCCGGGGGACTGGACACGCTGTGGCATCTCGTGCTCCCCGCCGTCACCCTCGCCCTGGGCCTGGGCGCGATCATCGTCAAGCTGACCCGCACGGCGATGCTGCGTGAGCTCGAGACGGACTACGTGACGTCGGCCCGGGCTCGCGGCATCCCCGAATCCCAGGTGCGCCGGATCGCGCTGCGCAACGCGGCGATCCCGATCGTGACGGGGGCGAGCCTCGTGCTCACCTTCCTGGTCGGCGGCACGGTGCTCGCCGAGACGACGTACGCGCTGCCGGGCCTCGGCACGCTGCTCCAGGACTCCGTGCTGTTCAAAGACATCGCCGTCGTGCAGTCGCTCACGCTCCTGGTCGCGGTGGCGATCGCGGTCATCGCTCTGCTCGCCGACCTCGCGTACGTCCTGCTCGATCCCCGCCTTCGCCGGAACGAGGTGCGCGCATGA
- a CDS encoding ABC transporter permease — protein sequence MTAAIDLLSAPARTRRRSVPWTIVFALVVLGLAVVAVLFGGWLYPDAMRQDILSGLLPAGTPGYPLGTDELGRDVWAMTVAGAASALIGPVCVAAGSMTLGIVLGTLAGYERGWLDVVISRWTDLLLALPVLLAAIVVSGVFGGGYWVTVGLLILLFSPSDIRIVRAGVLEQSARPYIEAARMLSLSRWRVMFRHILPNVSTLVLTNAMLNVAFALVAFSSLSFLGVGVPPGTADWGRQLTDNRSIMFDNPWAVVVPALLIILVASAVNLVGDWAGQRLSQVGKAL from the coding sequence ATGACCGCCGCGATCGATCTGCTGAGCGCTCCCGCCCGCACCCGGCGCAGGAGCGTGCCCTGGACCATCGTCTTCGCGCTCGTCGTGCTCGGTCTCGCCGTCGTCGCGGTGCTGTTCGGCGGCTGGCTGTACCCCGACGCGATGCGACAGGACATCCTCTCGGGCCTGCTCCCCGCGGGCACGCCCGGCTACCCGCTCGGAACCGACGAGCTCGGCCGCGACGTGTGGGCGATGACGGTCGCCGGCGCCGCCTCCGCGCTGATCGGACCGGTGTGCGTCGCCGCCGGGTCGATGACCCTCGGCATCGTCCTCGGAACGCTCGCCGGGTACGAGCGGGGATGGCTCGACGTCGTGATCAGTCGCTGGACCGACCTGCTGCTGGCCCTGCCGGTGCTGCTCGCCGCGATCGTGGTGTCGGGCGTGTTCGGCGGCGGCTACTGGGTCACCGTGGGCCTGCTCATCCTGTTGTTCTCGCCCTCCGACATCCGCATCGTGCGTGCGGGCGTGCTCGAGCAGTCCGCGCGCCCGTACATCGAAGCGGCACGGATGCTGTCGCTCTCGCGGTGGCGCGTCATGTTCCGCCACATCCTCCCCAACGTCTCGACCCTGGTGCTCACCAACGCCATGCTCAACGTCGCCTTCGCGCTCGTCGCCTTCTCGTCGCTGTCGTTCCTCGGCGTGGGGGTTCCTCCCGGGACGGCGGACTGGGGGCGGCAGCTCACCGACAACCGGTCGATCATGTTCGACAACCCGTGGGCGGTGGTCGTCCCCGCCCTCCTCATCATCCTCGTCGCGTCGGCGGTCAACCTCGTCGGCGACTGGGCGGGTCAGCGGCTCTCACAGGTGGGGAAGGCGCTGTGA
- a CDS encoding ABC transporter permease translates to MSAVTETTRPDTAVRANPARDTWNVLARELKPVLRDPFTLIFSLVQPLVFLGLFAPLLVGSSGQPVGETLQWFVPGVLVMIVLFGTGATGSNLQYEMMTGSHERTLVAPLSRASLLVGRALKEIAPIVVQALLIVLIAWPFGFSIDVPGLVVGLALLAVFGVGLGSLSYTLALKTKDREWLFWGVQQTLIFPLLILSGMLLPLDEGPAWMQAVATVNPVNWVVQAERALLAGDLGAVTVLWGWIAALVLAALGLWAGIRAMRKSS, encoded by the coding sequence ATGAGCGCCGTCACCGAGACCACTCGCCCCGACACCGCGGTGCGGGCGAACCCCGCGCGAGACACGTGGAACGTGCTCGCGCGCGAACTGAAGCCCGTCTTGCGCGATCCGTTCACGCTGATCTTCAGCCTCGTGCAGCCGTTGGTGTTCCTCGGGCTGTTCGCGCCGCTGCTGGTCGGCTCGTCGGGTCAGCCGGTGGGGGAGACCCTGCAGTGGTTCGTGCCCGGCGTGCTCGTGATGATCGTGCTGTTCGGCACCGGCGCGACCGGGTCGAACCTGCAGTACGAGATGATGACGGGCTCGCACGAGCGCACCCTCGTCGCGCCGCTCTCGCGCGCGTCGCTGCTGGTCGGGCGCGCGCTCAAGGAGATCGCGCCGATCGTGGTGCAGGCGCTGCTCATCGTGCTGATCGCGTGGCCGTTCGGCTTCTCGATCGACGTGCCCGGGCTCGTCGTGGGGCTTGCGCTTCTCGCCGTGTTCGGCGTCGGCCTCGGATCGCTCTCGTACACGCTCGCGCTCAAGACGAAGGACCGCGAGTGGCTGTTCTGGGGCGTCCAGCAGACCCTGATCTTCCCGCTGCTGATCCTGTCGGGCATGCTGCTGCCGCTCGACGAGGGCCCGGCGTGGATGCAGGCCGTCGCCACCGTCAACCCGGTGAACTGGGTGGTGCAGGCCGAGCGCGCACTGCTCGCCGGCGACCTCGGCGCCGTCACTGTGCTGTGGGGCTGGATCGCCGCCCTCGTGCTCGCCGCGCTGGGCCTGTGGGCGGGCATCCGCGCGATGCGCAAGAGCAGCTGA